The window AGCTTACATCTTTAACTTCTCTAGACATTTCAAACAACTCCTTTTCGGGTTCAATCCCACCTGAAATTGGTAATCTAAAGCATTTGGCTGGCCTTTATATCGGCATTAACCATTTTTCCGGTGAGTTGCCTCCTGAAGTTGGTAACCTTGTATTGCTGGAGAACTTTTTTTCGCCGTCTTGTTCTCTAACTGGTCCATTGCCTGATGAACTATCCAAGCTGAAATCATTGAGCAAACTGGATCTTTCATACAACCCACTTGGGTGTTCAATCCCGAAAACGATTGGTGAATTGCAGAACTTGACTATATTGAATTTGGTTTACACTGAGCTTAATGGTTCTATACCTGCTGAGCTTGGGAGGtgtagaaatttgaaaacattgatGCTTTCGTTCAACTATCTATCTGGGGTGTTGCCACCAGAGCTTTCCGAGCTTTCCATGTTGACATTTTCCGCTGAGAGGAATCAGCTTTCTGGGCCATTACCTTCTTGGTTTGGCAAATGGGATCATGTCGATTCTATTTTACTTTCGAGTAATCGATTTACTGGCGGAATCCCACCTGAGATTGGAAATTGTTCGAAGCTTAATCACCTTAGTTTGAGCAATAACTTGTTGACAGGTCCAATACCTAAAGAAATATGTAATGCTGCATCCTTGATGGAGATTGATCTTGACAGTAATTTCCTTTCGGGTACTATTGATGACACATTTGTGACGTGTAAAAACCTTACACAGTTGGTTTTGGTAGACAATCAGATCGTTGGTGCAATACCGGAGTACTTCTCAGACCTTCCCCTACTGGTTATCAACCTTGACGCCAACAATTTTACAGGTTATTTACCAACAAGTATATGGAACTCAGTGGATTTGATGGAATTTTCCGCTGCAAATAACCAGTTAGAGGGTCATCTCCCTCCAGAAATTGGTTATGCAGCTTCCCTTGAGAGGCTTGTCCTCAGCAACAACAGGTTGACAGGCATAATACCAGATGAAATTGGAAATCTCACAGCCCTTTCTgttctaaatttgaattcaaatctGCTCGAAGGAACTATTCCTGCCATGCTTGGAGATTGCAGTGCACTTACCACATTAGACCTTGGAAACAACAGTTTAAACGGATCGATTCCAGAAAAACTTGCAGACCTTTCTGAATTACAGTGCTTAGTTCTTTCGCACAACAATTTATCTGGAGCAATACCATCCAAGCCATCAGCTTATTTTCGACAGTTGACCATTCCTGATTTGAGCTTTGTTCAGCATCATGGAGTTTTCGATCTGTCTCATAATAGATTGTCTGGTACCATACCTGATGAACTGGGGAACTGTGTTGTGGTGGTGGATCTTTTACTCAACAATAATCTACTTTCTGGAGCAATACCTAGTTCTCTCTCTCAGTTAACAAACCTCACAACCTTGGACTTATCTAGCAATACGCTTACTGGTCCTATTCCTGCAGAGATTGGCAAGGCACTCAAGCTTCAAGGCTTGTATCTTGGGAATAATCGCCTTATGGGAATGATCCCAGAAAGCTTCAGTCATTTGAATAGCTTGGTAAAGTTGAACTTAACTGGTAATAGGTTGTCTGGTTCGGTTCCAAAAACGTTTGGTGGTCTGAAAGCTCTAACTCATTTGGATTTAAGTTGTAATGAGTTGGATGGTGATCTTCCTTCTTCTCTGTCCAGCATGTTGAATCTTGTCGGGCTTTATGTACAGGAGAACAGGCTTTCTGGTCAGGTTGTTGAACTTTTCCCAAGTTCCATGTCATGGAAGattgaaactttgaatttgagtGATAATTATTTAGAGGGTGTACTTCCACGAACATTGGGCAACCTATCATACTTGACGACTTTGGATCTTCATGGAAATAAGTTCGCAGGGACAATCCCTTCAGATCTTGGGGATCTTATGCAACTTGAATACTTAGATGTCTCGAACAACAGCCTTTCAGGGGAGATTCCAGAGAAAATATGCAGCCTCGTCAATATGTTTTACCTGAATTTGGCTGAAAATAGTCTTGAAGGTCCAATTCCGAGAAGTGGGATTTGCCAGAATCTATCCAAAAGTTCACTTGTCGGTAACAAGGATCTTTGTGGGAGAATCCTGGGTTTCAATTGCCGGATCAAAAGCTTAGAGAGATCTGCAGTCTTAAATTCTTGGAGTGTTGCTGGGATTATCATTGTTAGCGTTCTTATCGTTCTAACTGTGGCATTCGCAATGCGAAGACGGATCATTGGAATCCAGAGAGATAGTGATCCAGAGGAAATGGAGGAAAGCAAATTAAACAGTTTCATAGACCCCAATCTCTATTTCTTAAGTAGCAGCAGATCAAAAGAGCCTTTAAGCATCAATGTGGCTATGTTCGAGCAGCCCCTTCTGAAGTTAACTTTGGTTGATATCCTGGAAGCGACCAATAACTTCTGTAAAACTAACATTATTGGAGATGGAGGATTCGGGACCGTCTACAAGGCAACTTTGCCTGATGGAAAAGTTGTTGCTGTGAAGAAGCTAAGCGAAGCAAAAACACAAGGGCATAGAGAATTTATTGCTGAAATGGAAACTATAGGAAAAGTGAAGCATCATAATCTTGTTCCACTGCTTGGCTACTGTTCTCTTGGGGAGGAGAAGCTCCTTGTGTATGAGTATATGGTGAATGGTAGCTTAGATCTTTGGCTGAGAAACCGAACCGGTACTCTCGAAATCCTCAATTGGGAGACTCGCTTCAAAGTTGCTTCAGGTGCAGCCCGTGGACTGGCATTTCTTCACCATGGATTCATTCCCCACATCATTCATAGAGATGTTAAAGCAAGCAATATACTCCTCAACCAAGACTTTGAACCAAAAGTTGCTGACTTTGGATTAGCAAGATTGATCAGTGCTTGTGAAACTCATGTCACAACTGAGATTGCTGGAACGTTTGGTTACATCCCACCGGAGTACGGGCAGAGTGGGAGGTCGACAACAAAAGGTGATGTGTATAGCTTTGGTGTGATTCTACTGGAATTGGTAACTGGGAAGGAACCAACTGGACCTGACTTTAAAGAGATTGAGGGTGGAAATCTAGTTGGTTGGGTGTTTCAGAAGATCAACAAGGGCCAAGCTGCAGATGTTCTTGATGCCACAGTTCTGAATGCTGACTCAAAGCATATGATGCTTCAAACCCTTCAGATTGCCTGTGTTTGCTTGTCAGAAAATCCTGCTAATAGACCTTCCATGCTTCAGGTATTGAAGTTTCTTAAAGGGATCAAAGATGAGTAAATTTTAATGTTCCATAGAATTGGAACTTGGAAGGATAACGAAAAAATTGTACTTTGAGTTGAGAATAACACTGTAAAGAAGTATTTAGCACTATATGATCAAAATCCTTCGGTTGTAATCCATTTTATCAACTAATCTAATCTAAACTAATCTAATCAACTTTGTCACTACTTCTTCATCAGGCgagaaatacaaatttttgACTGACGtgtctattattatttttttgagtACAACGAAAGAGGAAGAaacttaaatcaatttttggAATCTGATCATGATAGATGatattaatgtaaattctGTAAATGCAATTTATGCATAATTTTCCTAATATTATTGTATAAATACACTACTTTGATCAATAAACAAAGTGAGGGAATATTCTTCAGCATATCCttcaacatggtatcagagctagGGTTTTCAGACTCCATCTCAATCGCCGCCGCCAACCACCCGTGAAAGTCTCCATCCCGCATCCTCATCGCGCCTCGTAGACGTCTCGAACCGTTTCCGTCATCCTCATCGCGCCTCGCAGCCGTTCCGTCATCGTCATCCTCATCGCGCCTCGCGCCTCGCAGACAGCTCCGATCTGTCTCTAGCCATTCCACCACAGCATCGACGTGGCGCGCCTCGCAGACAGCTCCGATCTGTCTCTAGCCATTCCACCACAGCATCGGCGTCGCGCCGATTAGTCGCAGCCTCGGCATCGAAGGTGTCCATTTCCGCTCCGATCCGTCTCCATCCGCGAAGCACCAGTCTTCCTCTGTCGTTCCAAGCCGCACGCGACTACGCCGCTCCGATCTGTCTCCAATCTACGCCGCTCCGATCCGTCTCCATCCGCGAAGCACCAGTCTTCCTCTGTCGTTCCAAGCCGCACGCGACTTCTCTTCCAGCCGTGAGTGCAAGACGACGTCTACCGTCCGACGCCGCCCACCAGATCTGACGAATCCTTCAGCCGTTTGTCTTCAGATCTGACGAATCTTTCAGCCGTTTgtcttcaagttttttttgtctccGTTCCCAGCCGTGCACCCCTGAATCCAGTCGCCGCAACCCAGCCGTGCACCCCTGAATCCAGTCGCCGCAACCCAGCCGTGAAACCCTGAATCAGTCGCCGCGACCCAGCTGTGAAGACGCTCACCTGTCACGAATCCCAGTCTTGCAAAGCAAATCTCAGCCGCCAAATACAGTGAAACCCAGATCTGACGAATCCAGTCACGAATCAGTCAAAACTCGGCGAAAATCCGCATTGTTAACCCAAATCAAAATGGAGAGAGACCATATCTTTAGACCCATTTCTACAATACTTGATGGTACAAATTATATCACATGggcaaatcaaatgaaaagttttcttattggaaGAAAACTATGGCGCATTGTAACTGGCGACATCACCAAACCAACTGCAAAGGAAGGGGATAACACATTCATTGAACGTCTCGAAGATTGGGACagtaaaaatcatcaaattatcaCCTGGCTTGGTAACACCTCTATTCCCGCTATACATGCACAGTTTGATGCCTTTGATGATGCTAAAATATTATGGGATTTTTTGTCTACACGCTTCAAGTCTATTGGTTTAGCCCATTATTACCAACTGCACAGTACACTTGTAAATCTAAATCAAGATTTGGTCAGTCTGTTAATGAATATTTGGCAGTTCTTCAACCCATTTGGACTCAACTTGACCAAGCGAACATCAGCAAAGATCATCTTCGCCTTATTAAAGTCCTTATGGGATTACGTCCAGAATATGAATCTGTTAGAGCTGCTTTACTACACCGGAATCCCTTACCCTCATTAGATGCAGCTATTCAAGAAATTCTGTTTGAAGAAAAGCGTCTTGGCATCAACTCTACTAAACAATCTGATGTTGTCCTTGCTAGCACATACACTCCCAACAGAGCCGCAAATATGTTTTGTAAGAATTGTAAGCTCTCTGGTCACAAATTTAGTAACTGTCCTAAAATAGAGTGCAGGTACTGCCATAAACATGGCCACATTCTGGATAACTGCCCTACCAGACCACCCCGACCTCCTAGCACTtccacaaaagagaaaatttttacCAAACATGGTTCCTCATCTGTTGTTGCTGCGACCTCGGATGATTCATCCCTCATTCAGATAAGTGATCTTCAGAGCTTATTGAATCAACTAATTTCATCATCCTCCGCTCTGCTGTTTCATCAGGTAATCGATGGCTTCTTGATTCTGCCTGTTGTAATCATATGACCTCTGACTCTTCTCTTATGTCTACTTCTAGCCCTACAAAATCTTTACCTCCTATTTATGCTGCTGATGGTAATTGTATGAACATCTCTCATACTGGTACCATTGATACTCCCAGTTACATCTTCCCCATACTTACTGTGTTCCTAACCTGACCTTTAATCTAGTGTCTGTTGGTCAATTATGTGATCTGGcttaaatgtttcattttctcccaatGGTTGTCAGGTTCAGGATCCGCAGACGGGACGACGATTGGAACGGGTCGCAAAGTGGGAAGATTGTTTGAGCTCACATCACTTCGGTTTCATCTCCTTCTTCCATCTCTGCTTCGGTCACTGATTCTGACACATATCAGTGGCATCTTCGTCTTGGTCATGCTTCCTCTGAAAAACTTCGTCATTTAATTTCTGTTAACAATTTGACTAATCTTACTAaatttgttccttttaattgtttgaattgcaAACTTGCTAAACAACCTGCcttatctttttctcaatCCATCTCTAATTGTGATAAACCTTTTGATTTAGTGCATTCTGATATTTGGGGTCCTGCCCCAATTACTACTGTTCATGGTTATCGCTACtatgttttattcattgatGACTACTCTCGATTTACATGgatttactttctaaaacatCGTTCTGAATTATCTCGCACATATATTGAGTTTGCTAACATGATTCGCACTCAATTTTCCTCTCCCATCAAAATTCTTCGCACTGATAATGCTTTGGAATATAAAGATtccatccttctttcttttctttcccaacaGGGCACTATTGTTCAGCGCTCTTGCCCTCATacctctcaacaaaatggacgTGCTGAGCGCAAACATCGTCACATTCTTGACTCAGTACGTGCCCTCCTTCTTTCTGCCTCTTGTCCAGAAAAATTCTGGGGTGAAGCTGCCCTTACATCAGTATATACAATCAATCGTCTCCCTTCCTCTGTCCTTCAAAAACCTCTCCGTTCGAAAAACTATATGGTATTTCTCCCGACTATTCTAAACTCAAAGTTTTTGGTAGTGCCTGCTTCGTTCTGTTACATCCTCATGAACACAATAAACTTGAACCACGTGCCCGTCTCTGTTGCTTCCTTGGCTATGGCACCGAACACAAAGGATTTCGTTGTTGGGACCCTCTTTCCAACCGACTCCGGATATCTCGGCATGTCACTTTTTGGGAACACACTATGTTCTCTCGTTTGTCCTCCTTCCACACCTCTTCTCTAGTCCTCAATCTTTCTTTACAAACATCTGTTGacctttttcctctctctgaACCCACCTTGGATACTGAGCTTGCACAATCTTCACCTGCTACTGCAAATCTGGATCCACCGTCTGTCTCCGATGATGTTCCTGAATCGCCACCTGCTACTCCTCTTCGTCGCTCTACCCGGGTAAGAGAACCTCCCCTCATCTCACTGATTACCATTGTTTTTCTACCATTGTTTCCCTTGTTGAACCCACCTCTTATCAAGAGGCCAGTACTAACCCAGTATGGCAGAAAGCAATGGATGAAGAATTACAGGCTCTTGAAAAGACGCACACTTGGGACTATGTTGATTTACCTCCCGGTAAAAGACCCATTGGTTGCAAAtggatttacaaaatcaaaactcactCTGAT of the Cucumis sativus cultivar 9930 chromosome 3, Cucumber_9930_V3, whole genome shotgun sequence genome contains:
- the LOC101215443 gene encoding leucine-rich repeat receptor protein kinase EMS1; this translates as MVFLMGMELKRFFFIFIICFDLCILSSNGATLQNEIIIERESLVSFKASLETSEILPWNSSVPHCFWVGVSCRLGRVTELSLSSLSLKGQLSRSLFDLLSLSVLDLSNNLLYGSIPPQIYNLRSLKVLALGENQFSGDFPIELTELTQLENLKLGANLFSGKIPPELGNLKQLRTLDLSSNAFVGNVPPHIGNLTKILSLDLGNNLLSGSLPLTIFTELTSLTSLDISNNSFSGSIPPEIGNLKHLAGLYIGINHFSGELPPEVGNLVLLENFFSPSCSLTGPLPDELSKLKSLSKLDLSYNPLGCSIPKTIGELQNLTILNLVYTELNGSIPAELGRCRNLKTLMLSFNYLSGVLPPELSELSMLTFSAERNQLSGPLPSWFGKWDHVDSILLSSNRFTGGIPPEIGNCSKLNHLSLSNNLLTGPIPKEICNAASLMEIDLDSNFLSGTIDDTFVTCKNLTQLVLVDNQIVGAIPEYFSDLPLLVINLDANNFTGYLPTSIWNSVDLMEFSAANNQLEGHLPPEIGYAASLERLVLSNNRLTGIIPDEIGNLTALSVLNLNSNLLEGTIPAMLGDCSALTTLDLGNNSLNGSIPEKLADLSELQCLVLSHNNLSGAIPSKPSAYFRQLTIPDLSFVQHHGVFDLSHNRLSGTIPDELGNCVVVVDLLLNNNLLSGAIPSSLSQLTNLTTLDLSSNTLTGPIPAEIGKALKLQGLYLGNNRLMGMIPESFSHLNSLVKLNLTGNRLSGSVPKTFGGLKALTHLDLSCNELDGDLPSSLSSMLNLVGLYVQENRLSGQVVELFPSSMSWKIETLNLSDNYLEGVLPRTLGNLSYLTTLDLHGNKFAGTIPSDLGDLMQLEYLDVSNNSLSGEIPEKICSLVNMFYLNLAENSLEGPIPRSGICQNLSKSSLVGNKDLCGRILGFNCRIKSLERSAVLNSWSVAGIIIVSVLIVLTVAFAMRRRIIGIQRDSDPEEMEESKLNSFIDPNLYFLSSSRSKEPLSINVAMFEQPLLKLTLVDILEATNNFCKTNIIGDGGFGTVYKATLPDGKVVAVKKLSEAKTQGHREFIAEMETIGKVKHHNLVPLLGYCSLGEEKLLVYEYMVNGSLDLWLRNRTGTLEILNWETRFKVASGAARGLAFLHHGFIPHIIHRDVKASNILLNQDFEPKVADFGLARLISACETHVTTEIAGTFGYIPPEYGQSGRSTTKGDVYSFGVILLELVTGKEPTGPDFKEIEGGNLVGWVFQKINKGQAADVLDATVLNADSKHMMLQTLQIACVCLSENPANRPSMLQVLKFLKGIKDE